aatgaagattaagactgtgagccccatgtgggacagggattgtgtccaaccagattagccacCCCAGGATGTAATagagttcctggcccatagtaagcgcttaacaaataccacaattattcgtTTATTAAGCAGCTCGGCTCCCGCTATCTAAGGGGACGCACCTCTCCCCGCCGCCTACCAGCTGCTATCTCTGCTtccagaagcggcgcggcctcgtggatagagagcccagacctgggagtcagaaggacctgagttctaatcccggctccgccgcccatctgctgtgagaccttgggccagtggcttcacttctccgggcctcagttccctcatctgtaaaatagggatgaaggctgtgagccccatgtggggcagggactgtgtccaatctgattgttttgtatctcccccctatctgcctggcccatagtaggtgcttaaaaaccacagtgattattactattattattattattatcctttccatTCACtgattcactcgatcgtatttattgagcgcttactgtgggcagagcactgttctaagcacttggaaagtacaattcagcaatggagagagaccatccctgtccacaccgggcttccagtctagaagtggggagacaggcatcaaagcgAGTAAACAGCTGTCAATATTTCCAGCCACTCCGCCCCGGGTCCACACTTTTCCGAGACCTCCCGGAGTCACGTTGTAGGGCCGGAGCTGCAACGGGAGAGATGGGAAGACGGgaattccccccaaccccaccctctcccatcctcgCGGAGACCCCGGTCCTCCCGTTAGTACCCACGTTACTgttgctaagcaccgtactgagcgccggggttgttgctacaaggcgatcaggtcagacacggtctctgtcctcgGAGGggctaaatcggagggagaaccGGGATCGGATCCCCGTCTCGCAGAGGACGAAGTTGAAGCCCGCAAAGGCGAAGTGACTCgtcaccctctagaccgtcagcccgtcgtgggcagggaacgcgtccgtttattgttgcgtcgtcctctcccgggcgttcggtacgatgctctgcacgccGCGAGGGCTCGATAGATCCGATCGAACGATTgaggcaggtggcggaggcggaattagaacccacgctccctccggcccccgccaGGCCGCGCCCCTCTCCGCTAGGCCGCACCGTTTCCCTCggcggcggcagagccgggctccgGGGCGGAGAGGGGTCCCCGCGCCCCCAGGACCTCGGCCAGTAGCGTCTCGGCCCGGAGGAAGGTGGGCTGCTTCTCCAGGGCGACCTGCAGGGAGGCGACGGCGGCCTCCAGCTCTGCGGGCCCCCCGCCCAGCCGGGCCGCGGCGTAGTGATGGCGCCCCAGGTCGAAGTGGAGCCGGGGGTGGTCGGGGGCCAGGTCGAGGGCCCGCCGCAGCGGTCCCAGGGCCCGGGTGGGGGACagggcccgggccgccgccctCAGGACCTCGGGGTCCCGGCTGTGGCGCGCGGCCTCGTCCAGCAGGACGGCGGCCCTCCCGGGCTCCCGCCCGCGCACCAGCTGGGCCAGGGCCACCTTGGCCTCGTAGTTCCCCGGCTGGAGGCCCACCACCCGCTCCAGCTGCTCCCGGGCCTCCCGGCCCgcctcctcggccccctccccggcccgcgggTGCTTCCAGGCGGCGAAGAGCGCCAGGGCCAGCCCGGCCCGGTGGTCCTCGACCTCCGGCTGCCCCCGCAGGGCCTCCCGGAAGCAGCCGGCCGCCCCCCCCGAACCGGGAGCCCAGGGTCAGCAGGGCCCGGCCCCTCAGGGCGGCCAgctcggggcccggggcggtCCAGGGCAGGGGGCTCCCCAGCCCGCGGCAGATGGCCCAGACCTCGGCCAGGGACTGCTCCAGCTCCTCGGGGCGGGCCAGCTGGTCGGAGAGCCAGGCCCGGTCGCCGCAGACCAGCAGGGCCTGGTGGGGGGTCAGGGCAGGCTGGCGGCCGGCCTCGCTCAGGCTGCGGAGGGCCTCCTCGGCCCGGCCCTGCCTCTGCAGCAGGAAGGCGCGCAGGGCCAGGAGGTCGGCCCGCCGGCCGGGGGGGCCGTGAGCCAGGCGCAGGGCCACCGAGGCCAGGCCTTGGGCCGGGTCCAGGGGCTCGTCCGCCGCCCCGTCCAGATCCCAGGTGAAGTGGCACTGGAGATCCTGCAGGGCGTCGTGGAGGAAGGGCATGCTgccggtggggaggggtgggggacacaGACGCGGGAAGAGGGGCGTCAGAGGAGCACGcttggcagggagaagggggccgggggcgggggcgaggagaTGACCGAGAGGACAGCGCAGCCTTGTGGGTGGAGCGCGGGcctaggaggacctgggttctaatcccggctccgccactcggctgggggaccttgggcaaatcacctcacttctctgggcctcagttccctcgtctgcccattggggatgaagaccggaagctctatgtgggacagagactgggtcccacctgattaacttgggccTACTcctgcgcttaatacggtgcctggcacagagtaggtgctaaacgaatactataaaaaaaaaattacatcgcTCTGGAGAGGGGACGGGGTGGTGAATGGAGCGgacctgggaggagggggggagggtgcAGGGGAGAGGTGACGTTGGGAGGAGGGGACTGAAAGGCTAATGGTAACGATaacgttaataataaaaataatcatgttccgggggaggggatggggtggtgagaggagcagaactgggagggagagaaggtgcaGGGGGAAGGACATGTTGGGAAGAGGGGGCCGAAaagttaataactgtggcatttgttaagccagggGAGTACAGGTACCCACCTGAGCACGGGTTAGGGGGTCAAAGGAGGAGTGGAACGTCACCTGTCCCTCGCCTTACCTTCCCGCCTGTCCCATGATGTTGCGGGCCGACAGCCTCCGAGACGACCGGGTTCTGCTGGCGGGGCGACCGAGGGCCCGGGGGCGAACTGAGGCTGGACCCGGAGCCCTGGGTGACTCCTCCAGAGGTGAGGGCGGGACCCCCGCAGAGACAGATTGCCAGTTGGCTGATAGAGGGGGGCCCGTTTATTATCGCCCAGGAGAAACCCCTCCAGGCTGGAAGGGGCGGACCTGCGAAAGTCTGACATCCTCCTGCCCGGTCCTGTGCCCGGGgagataattacaataataattctgacatttgaagcgctcactacgtaccaggcactgtactaagcgttggggtggatccaagcgggacagacacgctccctctcccacctacacctcccattcttaatccccattttacagatgaggggactgaggcactgagtcacttctcaccttctgactcccaggcccgggctctctcccttaACGCCACAGAGTCGccgcgggtcggagacgacctgACAGCGCCGGAGGAGAccaggaatggaggcccagagaagttaagcggctcgatcaaggtcatccagcggggtgggggcagagccggaattagaaacagtCCGTCAAACAATCGGTGATGTTTATAGAAGGTTTACGGTGGGGCGGGGGACTTACTctccagagcacagtacaatagaataagtagacaagatcttgccctcaaggagcgtccaGTCCgttctttttccattaggtcacgctgaatgtccctctcggggtcgcacctggagagtttccagtcctctacgatTCTCAGCTCCgcgagggagaggcaagcagaggcccgtccgttcttctcctagcttggccggtggctagcgagcggcaggccgtctgcCACGGGGcagaactcccccgtgctgggccgcGGTGGCCCGGGAGctagtcgagggcggagactcgagtttaccgaaGGCGACGACGCTCAACCAaatccggatttttaccgagaaaactctccggatccaccgcCGGAACGGTCGCGGAAGGAGAGcggggcgatctgggagagatgtgtgtcgccgtgggtcggaaacgactcgacggcatacgaCGAGACAGGCTGAATGATGTCATTCTATTCATGGATATTAATgcttgttttacttgttctgacgtGTGTATatatagctctaattctatttattagctacaagatcatcgggatggatgcagtcccgaggtaactacaataataatactaataatgacggcatttgttaagtgcttactatgtgcaaagcactgttctaagcgctggggaggatacgaggtgctcaggttatcccaggtgggtctcacagtctccatccctgttttacagatgaggtaactgaggcacagagaagttaagtgacttgcccgaagtcacccagctgacaagcggcggagccgggatttgaatcgatcaatcgatcaattgatcagtggtatttattgagcacttactacgtgcagagcattgtactaagcacttgagtagaaggaagaacagggttAGAGGGGCATAAAGAGCTTCACCTGTCTGCAGGGCACCAGCAGGGGAGTCCTGGAGAATTAAGGGTGTGGGagtcatgcatttattcattcagtcgtatttattgagcgcttactgtgtgcagagcacttcactaagcactcgggagaggacaacagaacaacgaaaggacacattccctgcccacgatgagcttacagtctagagggggagggaggcagacatgaacagaaataaatgatAGGAACGGAAGTGGTtggggagcagcctggcctagtggaaagacccctggcctgggagtcgggggacctgggttctaatcctggctcacgtcacttgtctgctgtgtgacctcgggggcgtctgttaacgtctctgtgcctcagttacctcatcagtaaaatggggaataagacggtCAACCCCtcgtgggcacatagtaagcacttagataatgCTATCAAAAACCcaaccaaaccaaaaaaccccaaactgagctgagagaagcaaggtgacttggtggaaagggcccgggcgtgGGActtagaggatctggattctgatctcagctctgccacttgcttgctgtgtgacctttgctgtggctcagtttcctcgtctgtaaaatggggatttgatagctgctttcctcctacttagactgtgtgggacagggactgtgtctaacctgattaacgtgtatctaccccagtgcttagcaacacgcttggtacataataggcacttagcaaatatccctgttatttattattgttcgtgggttgggggagagcaggCTTAGCCTGGTGAAAAGGATGACGACAGGCTAGTGGAGactgcaggggggagggggatgggcagggTTGGATTGgcagaatcgatcaatcactatTTGAGTGcgaactctgtgcagagcactgtattaagtgcttgggagagtgctctataacagagttggcagaagggatgataataactgtggtattcgttaagtgcttactctgtgccagggactgtactaagcgccggggtggatacgagataaccaggttggacgcggtccctgtcccacccggggcccacggtcttcatcgccattttccgagtgaggtaaccgaggcccagagaagtgaggcgacttgtccgaggtcacccggcggacgggtggcggagccgggattggaacccaggtccttctgacgctcaggcccgggctctaggcactaagccacgctgcttctctatcatttcaGCCACAGCATTTTGGGCTGAGcgaaggggagaggggctggtgaggagaaggagaaggaggcagtggggccCAGAACCCAGATGAGCCATGACTGCATCCAGTCTGGGAATTCGGGCCAGGAGAATGGAGAGAGGCGGGAAGAGGGGGCGGTGAGAACGGGAAGGGACAAGGGGccggccctgggggagggggcagggaacagaaGGTCTGGGGGGTCGCCTGTCGAGGGCTTCgggttttccctttccctccggaGCCTCCCCGCTTACCTCCATCCGCCCccgcttccccacctccccaacccccaccatccccatctccttcccctcctaggCCCGTTGCCATGGTGTCCGGGAAGTTGGAGGACGAGGTGGTTGCCATAGCAACGGTGGAGCATTCCTCCTGCAGGAGAGCATCATGTTGGGTCCTCAGCCTCCCGCCGTTCTGGCCCCCGGGTCTGGCAAGCCCAGCCTGGACCCCTAGGGTCCCGGGGCCTCGTGGGAAAAAGGGTCCCCCATGAGGCTTTTGGGGATCCTGACGGGGCTCCCCCTAAGCCGGGAGgtacggggcgggggcggccctggactgggggggagggggaggccggccaACTGTCAGAACTGGGCAGGCGGGGCACAGGGGTCttctgagggggaaggggaagggcccaCAGCCCGTTCTGCTCCTCAGGGGCCGTCGGAACCAGGAGGCGGAAGGCAGCGGAGCGGCATCCCGGCTCGGGAAGCGGCCTCGCGGGGGACGATGGACGgcggccgccccggccgggccAGGAAGGGACCCCCGCCCCAAGAGTACGTAACCCCCGGGTCCGGGGCCTCAGACCGGACAGCCGACCAGCAGCggctggggcctgggggtcagaaggtcatgagttctaatcttagctccaccacttgtccgctgtgtgaccttgggcaagtgacttcacttctctgggcctcacttccctcacctgtaaaaatggggattaaaactgtgagtcctatatgggacggggaccgcgtccaacccaatttgtttgaaactgccccagcacttagaacagtgcctggcgcgtagtaagcgcttaacaaatgccaaaattattattataaccataatCGTTAACTAGCTGCTGCGGGGGGGCATGGCGGACAACATAGCGGCTCTGCCCAGGCCACAAGCCTCCTCCTGCCCATGGGGTCAGTCCGGAGAGGGAGGGTGCCAGAGTGGCAGGGGGTTACCTtcgcccttcccctgcccatctagaagcggcgtggcctagtggatagagcccgggcctgggagtccgaagaacctgagttctaatcctggctccgccactgagtgaccttgggcaaatcacttcacttctctgggcctcagtaactcatcttaaaatggggatacgtagcaagggcgtaacaaataccacaattattattattatcccttggcGTGCAAAGgcttttatgcctgtctcccccattacagtggaagctccctgtgggcccagTTGCTGCTTATTTTGcagctcccaagctcttagttcaatgcAGAGCCCCCAGGGGacgttcaataagtacaactgctCCTGCTACTAGAattgggggaggaaaagaggccttGGGGGTCTTGAGGTTCATCAATTGGGGCACTTACTCTGTCTGGACCAGTctgtcaatcggatttactgggcgcttcccctgtgccaagagctgtaccaagcgcttgggagagtccaatataacgtttaaccttcacgacatcgataaaatcctccctttcctctccatccaaaccaccaccacgCCGATCCAAGTACttaatcctatctcaccttgactaccgatcagcctcctctctgacctccctgctctctgtccctcccccggtccatacttcagtctgccgCCTGGAGCATTTggctaaaaaaaagttcaatctgtgtttccccactcctcaaggacgtccggcggttgcccatccatcggctttaaggccctcaacctgctcgccccctcctatcccggctctgccgcttgtcggctgtgtgactgtgggcaagtcacttcacttctctgtgcctcagttgcctcatctgtaaaatgggggttaagactgtgagcctcacgagggacaacctgatgaccctgtatctaccccagcgcttagaacggggctctgcacatagtaagtgcttaacaaataccaacattattattattattgcctcgcCTCTCTgctcgcctactacaacccagcccgcacgctttgctcctctgatgccaacttacccgctgtactttgatctcatttatcccGCCACGttgccctcatcctctctctggcctgaaactcccgcccccttcatatacgacagactcccactctccccttcaAGGCCTTCTtcaaattacatctccaagaggcctttcctgactaagtcttcacttcccctctccaccctcccctctgcatcgcttATGCAGTCTGACCCTCAAACACCCATTACCCCAACCCTACGGGACTTAGGTACGTTTTCTTACACTCTGACTTTTTCCCCTTCTGTGGTttcttttaatgtcggtctcccgctgtagactgtaggctcaatcaataatcaatcagtcaatcatatttaatgagagcttactgcgtgcagagcactgtattcattcactcgtacttagtgagggcttactgtgtgcagagcacggtactaagcactttgaaaaacaaagagagacaatccctgcctgcgacgggctcacagtctagaaggaaggggacaggcatcaaaacaagtgaacaggcatcagtagcatcagtataaataaatagaattatacatatacacatcaaaacaagtaaataaatagaattatagatatatacatatgtatgcaagtgccagatgattggaagagtacaatataacaagagttggtagatatattccctgcccacaatgagcttacggtccagcgggggagagagacgttaatataaattaattaaggatatggacaccattcattcaatagtatttattgagcgcttactatctgcagagcactgtactaagcgcttggaatgaacaagtcggcaacagatagagacagtccctgccctttgacgggcttacggtctaatcgggggagacaggcagacgagaacagtggcaatgaataaagtcaaggggaagaacatctcataaaaacaatggcaactaaatagaatcaaggtgatgtacatttcattaacaaaataaatagggtaatgaaaatatatacagttgagcagatgagtacagtgctgaggggaagggagaggggaggagcagagggaaatggggggaaaagagggttaagctgcggagaggtgaagggggacacaagtgctgcggggttgggggggagcgaataaagggggcaaatccaagagaaagggtgaggcagaagggggtgggagaagaggaaatgagggctaaccAGGGGAAGgtgccttggaggagatgagcttttaataagactttgaaggtgggagagtgattgtctgtcggatatggaagGGGggcacgttccaggccagaggcaggaggtgggcgagaggtcggcggcgagataggcgagatggagggacagtgagaaggttggcgttagaggagcgaagtgtgccggccgggttgtagtaagagagcagcgagATAAGCGGATTGagatcaaacgcttagtacggtgctcgggacacagagctcgataaatacgatcgaatgaatgattaggcGCTCTAAAGGTCAGGTAAGGACCTTGGGGGCAGGGCTCGTGTCAACAAACTATCGTATCATacccgcccaagtgcttagtcctatGCTCTGCGCACGATAAACGCCCGGACGATACCAAATCGATCGATGGATGGATTGGGGAAGTACGATAGTGCTAGTAAACGTGGTCCCTGCCCCCGAGGGCTGCTAGACGCTAAGATAAATTCCAGGGAGAGAGCAGCAacggagtttaaagatatgcacagtgGTCTGGGGAAAACTAATATAATAACTTTGTTTTTCGTGAAGCGCTCTCTGCGTGCCAAGCGCCCTACTAaggtctgaggtagatataagataatcaggttggacacagtccctgtcccacccggggctcacggtctaaataggagggaggacaggtggtgTATCCCctttttgctgttgaggaaaccgtggcccagagcagggatcagcccaaggtcaagcagcaggccagagggtcctcggactcccaggcccgggcccgttccactaggccacgcaattgggaaaggcctcctggagacgaGGTCTTGGAAGGtccctggagaaggagagagccacCGtcggccagatgtgaagggggagggagtttcaggtgggGGGGAGCGGACCCGAGTCAGGATGACCGGATCTCCAGAGCGGCCTAGGGGACCCCGAACCTCGACGTTGACCGGggccccctctctgcctcccccagccccgtccccccgcctccccgccgcctctccttccccttccagtggGCCTGGGAGAGCTTCGTCGCCGACGGCCGCGCCGTCCTCCGGCCCGGCTCCACACctgccggccgggccccccggcccgcccggagaCCCCCCGACCCAGAGGGGACGGTCAGGCCGAgacgccgccccccgggccccgggcccggcctcccctcctccgggccgaCGATGGAAGGACGACCCAAGAACCAGAGGAGGCAGCCGAACGCCTGGGCCTGCTTCACGCGGGGTCCCCCGAGGACCCGGCAGGCTGGACAAGACGGCGGGACGGaggccgggcccgagcgggggaggGCGTCGGGCCTCCGGGGCCGCAGCCcgcgggaggaagaagaggcgggAGCGGAGGCCGGGGATGGAGCGGAGGCCGGGGATGAAGCGAAGGCCGAGAGGAGGCGGGGCAgaggcctctccgggcctccccgaCTGCTCGGGAAAGCCCAGagtttgaaggaagaggaggaggaaggggacgaaggggaggttggggaggtggaGGTCAGGATCTGGAAAGGGAAGGAACCCCTGAGGAGATCCTGCCCTCGGAGGAGGGGCGTGACGgacgacgaggaagaggaggatgggaccAGAAGGGAGACCCGTCCTGCCTCCCGACGAGGCCACCCATCAACCCGGAGGTGGCTGAAACAGCAGGACCCGGG
This portion of the Ornithorhynchus anatinus isolate Pmale09 chromosome 3, mOrnAna1.pri.v4, whole genome shotgun sequence genome encodes:
- the LOC114810314 gene encoding collagen alpha-2(I) chain-like; amino-acid sequence: MGQAGSMPFLHDALQDLQCHFTWDLDGAADEPLDPAQGLASVALRLAHGPPGRRADLLALRAFLLQRQGRAEEALRSLSEAGRQPALTPHQALLVCGDRAWLSDQLARPEELEQSLAEVWAICRGLGSPLPWTAPGPELAALRGRALLTLGSRFGGGGRLLPGGPAGAAGGRGPPGRAGPGALRRLEAPAGRGGGRGGGPGGPGAAGAGGGPPLVRGREPGRAAVLLDEAARHSRDPEVLRAAARALSPTRALGPLRRALDLAPDHPRLHFDLGRHHYAAARLGGGPAELEAAVASLQVALEKQPTFLRAETLLAEVLGARGPLSAPEPGSAAAEGNGAA